One part of the Deltaproteobacteria bacterium genome encodes these proteins:
- the trpB gene encoding tryptophan synthase subunit beta: MSALLELEVAYRSAISDRLFRRELACLLRDYAGRPTPLYFAARLTERVGGARIHIKREDLAHTGSHKINNTLGQGLLARRMGKRRVIAETGAGQHGVATATVCAKMGMACEVYMGEEDVRRQALNVFRMRLLGAKVIPVVSGSRTLKDAMNEALRDWVTNVRTTYYLIGSTAGPHPYPRMVRDFQSVIGREAIRQFRKAEGKLPGAVVACVGGGSNAMGVFTPFIPHPKVRLYGVEAAGLGLSSGKHGATLARGAVGVLHGSKSYVLQDRDGQIVDAHSISAGLDYPGVGPEHAWLKDSGRARYVSVTDSQALEGFDMLSRLEGIQPALESSHAVAYAVSLARRMPRSSSVLVNLSGRGDKDMGILMERERKGDRG; this comes from the coding sequence ATGTCGGCGCTCCTCGAGCTGGAAGTCGCATACCGGTCCGCCATCTCCGACCGCCTCTTTCGAAGGGAGCTCGCCTGCCTTCTTCGGGATTACGCGGGACGGCCGACCCCGCTCTACTTCGCCGCCCGCCTGACGGAACGGGTCGGCGGGGCCAGGATCCACATCAAGCGCGAGGACCTGGCGCACACCGGGTCCCACAAGATCAACAACACCCTGGGTCAGGGGCTGCTCGCCCGGAGGATGGGGAAACGCCGGGTGATCGCGGAGACCGGCGCGGGGCAGCACGGCGTCGCGACGGCGACGGTGTGCGCGAAGATGGGGATGGCCTGCGAGGTGTACATGGGGGAGGAGGATGTCCGGCGCCAGGCGCTGAACGTCTTCCGCATGCGGCTCCTCGGCGCGAAGGTGATCCCGGTCGTCTCCGGCAGCCGAACCCTGAAGGACGCGATGAACGAGGCGCTTCGGGACTGGGTCACGAACGTGCGGACCACCTACTACCTGATCGGCTCCACCGCCGGGCCGCACCCGTATCCCCGAATGGTCCGGGACTTCCAGTCGGTGATCGGACGCGAGGCGATCCGCCAGTTCCGGAAGGCGGAAGGGAAGTTGCCGGGCGCGGTGGTCGCGTGCGTCGGAGGGGGGAGCAACGCCATGGGCGTCTTCACCCCGTTCATCCCGCACCCGAAGGTACGCCTCTACGGGGTGGAGGCGGCGGGGCTCGGGCTTTCGTCCGGGAAGCACGGGGCGACGCTTGCGCGCGGCGCGGTGGGAGTCCTCCACGGAAGCAAGTCGTACGTCCTGCAGGACCGGGACGGCCAGATCGTGGACGCGCACTCGATCTCGGCGGGTCTGGATTATCCGGGAGTCGGCCCGGAGCACGCATGGCTCAAGGATTCCGGGAGGGCGCGCTACGTCTCGGTCACCGACTCGCAGGCCCTCGAAGGGTTCGACATGCTCTCGCGTCTCGAGGGGATCCAGCCCGCCCTGGAATCGTCCCATGCGGTCGCCTACGCGGTGTCCCTCGCGCGCAGGATGCCGCGCTCCTCCTCCGTCCTGGTGAACCTCTCCGGGAGAGGGGACAAGGACATGGGGATCCTGATGGAGCGGGAGCGGAAGGGGGATCGGGGATGA